From the Candidatus Melainabacteria bacterium genome, one window contains:
- a CDS encoding acyl-CoA carboxylase subunit beta — protein MEVTLKETEKKFSDKTTHLEERIAQIRKGGAPKYHQKLKEDKKLFVRERLRLLLDPGFEIEDAVFANCNEPDLPADGVVTGIGQIEGKTVCFMGNDSTVKAGSWGWRTVEKIIRIQETAQKLRVPMIYLVDSAGARITDQIEMFPGRRGAGKIFYNQVQMSGFVPQICLLFGPSAAGGAYIPAFCDIVIMNDGNASMYLGSPRMAEMVIGEKVTLEEMGGAKMHCSVSGCGDVLAKSEEEAIQMCKDYLRFMPSNCEQPAPLLPPVDAGGIEKSIEQIIPEKENVPFDMYQVIDKLVDAGTFFEMKKLFAGELITGFARLGGRPVGILANQPRVKGGVLFVDSADKGARFMMLCDAFNIPLLFLADVPGFMIGTKVERDGIIRAGAKMISAMSSADVPKISVVVRKAYGAGLYAMCGPAFEPDACLALPTAWIAVMGPEAAVNAVYYNKIMELPESERNAYIEEKRNEYREDVNIYKLAAEMVVDGMVAPHNLRGELINRFNAYASKQVTGFKKKHGVLPV, from the coding sequence ATGGAAGTAACATTGAAGGAAACTGAAAAGAAGTTCTCAGACAAAACTACCCACTTGGAAGAGCGCATCGCGCAAATTCGTAAGGGTGGTGCTCCCAAGTATCATCAGAAGCTGAAAGAAGACAAAAAGCTCTTCGTGCGGGAGCGGCTTCGTTTGCTTCTTGATCCCGGTTTTGAAATAGAAGATGCCGTCTTTGCCAACTGCAACGAGCCGGATCTTCCTGCCGATGGCGTTGTCACAGGCATCGGGCAAATAGAAGGTAAAACAGTATGCTTCATGGGCAATGACTCGACTGTCAAAGCTGGCTCGTGGGGATGGCGGACCGTCGAGAAGATCATTCGTATTCAGGAAACTGCGCAGAAACTGCGGGTGCCGATGATTTATCTCGTTGACTCCGCCGGTGCCAGAATCACTGACCAGATTGAGATGTTCCCGGGGCGTCGGGGCGCAGGCAAAATCTTCTACAACCAGGTGCAGATGTCAGGCTTCGTACCTCAAATCTGTCTTCTGTTTGGACCGTCTGCTGCAGGCGGAGCTTACATTCCGGCATTTTGCGACATCGTCATCATGAACGATGGCAATGCCTCGATGTATCTCGGTTCACCGCGCATGGCCGAGATGGTGATCGGCGAGAAAGTCACGCTTGAAGAAATGGGCGGTGCCAAAATGCATTGCTCGGTCAGTGGTTGTGGCGATGTCCTCGCTAAATCGGAAGAAGAGGCGATTCAGATGTGCAAAGACTACTTGCGCTTCATGCCATCGAACTGCGAACAGCCCGCACCACTATTGCCACCAGTCGACGCCGGCGGCATTGAGAAATCTATCGAACAGATCATTCCTGAAAAGGAGAACGTGCCGTTCGACATGTATCAAGTGATCGACAAGCTGGTCGATGCCGGTACGTTTTTCGAGATGAAGAAGTTGTTTGCAGGTGAATTGATCACCGGTTTTGCGCGGCTCGGTGGTCGCCCGGTCGGCATCCTTGCTAATCAACCTCGTGTGAAGGGCGGAGTACTTTTTGTTGACTCGGCTGACAAAGGCGCTCGCTTTATGATGCTTTGTGATGCTTTCAATATTCCGCTGTTATTCCTTGCCGATGTTCCAGGCTTCATGATTGGCACCAAAGTCGAGCGCGACGGTATCATTCGAGCTGGCGCCAAGATGATTTCAGCGATGTCGTCTGCCGATGTGCCTAAGATTTCGGTGGTAGTGCGAAAAGCGTATGGAGCCGGTTTGTATGCTATGTGTGGACCAGCATTCGAACCGGATGCTTGTCTGGCTCTGCCCACCGCTTGGATTGCGGTCATGGGACCAGAGGCTGCTGTGAATGCGGTCTACTACAACAAGATTATGGAATTGCCTGAATCTGAGCGCAATGCCTACATCGAAGAGAAACGCAATGAGTACAGAGAAGATGTAAACATCTACAAGCTGGCTGCTGAAATGGTTGTTGATGGCATGGTTGCTCCACACAACTTGCGCGGTGAATTGATCAATCGATTTAATGCATACGCCAGCAAACAAGTTACTGGATTCAAGAAAAAGCACGGCGTATTGCCTGTTTAG
- a CDS encoding dienelactone hydrolase family protein: protein MRQQTSYWIQEKARRIACLARYSTNVFWRIKEVDTVSEKLVVTAGDGGKFNCLVEKPGQKATAAVIIIQEIFGVTKWLKSAAEWYASNGYLAIVPDLFWRLEPGLNLNDRDEADLKKAFKYYGEFDKDKGIEDLKHVLKEVRAMKVGDGKVGISGYCLGGLMTYLMAARSDVDASVAYYGGGIDEFLGEAHNIKKPIMMHFAEDDGYITKDKQDKIKNAFASNSSASIYTYPNTDHAFCRVGGQNYNMQVAELANGRTLEFFKKNLA from the coding sequence ATACGCCAGCAAACAAGTTACTGGATTCAAGAAAAAGCACGGCGTATTGCCTGTTTAGCGCGATACTCAACGAATGTTTTCTGGAGGATAAAAGAAGTGGATACTGTTTCCGAGAAATTAGTCGTCACCGCTGGTGATGGCGGTAAGTTCAATTGCCTGGTCGAAAAACCGGGGCAAAAAGCCACAGCAGCAGTGATCATAATTCAAGAGATTTTTGGTGTCACCAAATGGCTGAAAAGTGCCGCTGAGTGGTACGCCTCCAATGGTTATCTAGCCATTGTGCCCGACCTCTTCTGGCGTCTCGAACCCGGTTTGAATTTGAACGATAGAGATGAAGCCGACTTGAAAAAGGCATTCAAATACTATGGTGAATTCGATAAGGATAAGGGCATCGAAGATTTGAAGCATGTGCTGAAAGAAGTACGTGCCATGAAGGTCGGCGACGGCAAAGTCGGAATTAGCGGGTACTGCCTGGGCGGTTTAATGACCTATCTGATGGCAGCTCGCAGTGATGTTGACGCGTCTGTTGCTTATTATGGGGGCGGCATCGATGAGTTTCTCGGCGAAGCGCACAACATCAAAAAGCCAATTATGATGCACTTTGCTGAAGACGACGGATACATCACTAAGGACAAGCAAGACAAAATCAAGAACGCTTTTGCTTCGAATTCATCGGCGTCCATCTACACCTATCCGAACACCGATCATGCATTCTGCAGAGTTGGTGGACAGAACTACAATATGCAAGTTGCTGAGCTTGCTAATGGAAGGACGCTTGAATTTTTCAAGAAGAATCTGGCATAG
- a CDS encoding ATP-binding cassette domain-containing protein produces the protein MKNLIQQNEDKKQQLDEPKQAQIYWRLLQYIKPYSLPFFIGMVAAIPSGSMDGIIAWLAGEGIQRVFMGSDRHLIYYVPLVVLGVVACQGIFRFIEAYTIRLVGSSAIRDLRNEMFCHLEKQPLLFFQSQSSGIMIGRMTNDIGLIENAISQTFQSMISRTITVISLATVLILQSWMLSIIALGILSLIVVPVSIFGKKIRKSSRGGQEAIGDLVSVLSESIQGAKIVQSYNLEDFQTARFLATNQSFQSNTMKAVRSEAVLSPILAMIGALGIASVMWVAGYQIMHKHMELGALTSFVIALLLLYSPIKNIGRINGILQPALAAAQRVFEVLDTESNLTDAPQAIELKDGMHRIKFEDVYFQYPGHSNMVLKNVNLEIPPGMMVALVGLSGSGKSTMANLVPRFFDVTSGQLSIDGIPIREISLRSLRSKIALVTQDNFLFNTTVEENIRLGKLDATQEELESASKAAYCHDFILELKDGYKTMIGERGVRLSGGQQQRLAIARAFLKNAPILILDEATSSLDNESEAMVQKALNHLMEGRTVIVIAHRLSTVRHADQIVVLEDGQIVETGTHQSLLDADKHYARLLKAQFERPALAAE, from the coding sequence TTGAAAAACTTAATTCAGCAGAACGAAGACAAGAAACAACAGCTAGATGAGCCCAAACAGGCTCAGATTTACTGGCGCCTGCTGCAATATATCAAACCGTACAGCCTGCCTTTCTTCATCGGAATGGTAGCGGCTATTCCCTCCGGCAGCATGGACGGCATCATCGCCTGGCTGGCCGGTGAAGGCATTCAACGCGTTTTCATGGGTTCAGACCGACATCTAATCTACTACGTGCCGCTCGTGGTACTCGGGGTGGTGGCGTGTCAGGGAATTTTCAGATTCATCGAAGCATACACAATCCGTCTGGTCGGCTCGTCGGCAATTCGTGATCTGCGCAATGAAATGTTCTGCCACCTGGAAAAACAGCCGTTGCTCTTTTTCCAGAGCCAGTCATCCGGGATAATGATCGGTCGCATGACCAACGATATTGGTTTGATTGAAAATGCAATCTCGCAAACTTTTCAGTCAATGATCAGCAGAACGATCACAGTCATCTCGCTGGCCACGGTGCTGATCTTGCAAAGTTGGATGCTCAGCATTATCGCACTTGGAATTCTTTCTCTGATTGTTGTGCCGGTCTCAATCTTCGGCAAGAAGATCCGCAAGAGTTCGCGAGGCGGGCAAGAAGCAATTGGAGACCTGGTCTCCGTTTTGTCTGAGTCGATTCAGGGCGCCAAGATTGTACAATCCTACAATTTAGAAGACTTTCAAACTGCGAGATTTCTCGCCACCAATCAAAGTTTCCAGAGCAACACCATGAAAGCTGTGCGCTCTGAGGCAGTTCTTTCGCCGATTCTGGCGATGATCGGAGCACTTGGAATAGCAAGTGTGATGTGGGTAGCCGGTTACCAGATCATGCACAAGCACATGGAACTGGGAGCCCTCACTTCATTTGTAATCGCATTACTGCTCCTCTATTCACCGATAAAGAACATCGGTCGCATCAACGGCATTCTCCAACCAGCTCTCGCCGCTGCTCAGCGAGTATTCGAAGTACTGGACACAGAATCTAATCTCACCGATGCCCCACAAGCGATCGAACTCAAAGACGGCATGCATCGCATCAAATTTGAAGATGTATATTTCCAGTATCCTGGACACTCAAACATGGTGCTCAAAAACGTCAATCTCGAGATCCCGCCCGGAATGATGGTGGCACTGGTCGGTCTTTCAGGTTCAGGAAAATCCACGATGGCAAACCTGGTGCCGCGTTTCTTCGACGTAACCTCAGGTCAACTTTCAATCGATGGAATTCCTATAAGGGAAATCTCTTTGCGTTCGCTGCGATCGAAAATCGCTCTGGTAACGCAAGACAATTTCCTCTTCAACACCACCGTCGAAGAGAATATTCGTCTGGGTAAACTGGACGCCACTCAAGAAGAACTCGAGAGTGCTTCGAAAGCCGCGTACTGCCACGACTTTATTTTGGAGCTGAAAGACGGATACAAAACGATGATCGGTGAGCGTGGTGTAAGACTCTCCGGCGGTCAACAACAGCGTCTGGCCATTGCCAGAGCTTTCTTAAAGAACGCGCCTATCCTGATTCTCGACGAGGCAACCAGCTCTCTGGATAACGAATCCGAGGCAATGGTACAGAAAGCCCTCAACCACTTGATGGAAGGCAGAACAGTCATTGTCATCGCTCACCGACTTTCGACCGTCCGCCATGCAGACCAGATAGTCGTGCTGGAAGACGGTCAGATTGTCGAGACAGGAACGCATCAATCGCTGCTCGATGCAGACAAGCACTACGCAAGATTGCTCAAAGCACAGTTTGAGAGGCCGGCCCTGGCGGCTGAATAA